One window of the Natrarchaeobius halalkaliphilus genome contains the following:
- the gfcR gene encoding transcriptional regulator GfcR: MKNVDDLIESAAELATRGLSKGEIADELNVSRETASWLVERSDTAPTGQSAADTNERSVGGPQDIHVDWSAIGRDSKRMEYIAAAMADMLAKHGEDVDLTVGIEKAGGPVATLVARELETDLSTYTPAKHQWEEGDMDDLGGTFSRNFAGIRNRECYVVDDTITSGTTMRETIDAIRAQGGDPLACIVLADKQGIEEVDGVPVYSLLQVISVGKDE; this comes from the coding sequence ATGAAGAACGTTGACGATCTGATCGAGAGTGCAGCCGAGCTCGCCACTCGCGGGCTGTCCAAGGGTGAGATCGCGGACGAGCTCAACGTCTCCCGCGAGACGGCGAGCTGGCTGGTCGAACGGAGCGACACGGCACCGACGGGTCAAAGCGCCGCGGACACGAACGAGCGATCCGTCGGCGGACCACAGGACATCCACGTCGACTGGTCCGCGATCGGCCGCGACAGCAAGCGGATGGAATACATCGCGGCTGCGATGGCGGATATGCTCGCCAAGCACGGCGAAGACGTCGATCTGACGGTCGGTATCGAGAAAGCCGGCGGCCCGGTCGCGACGCTCGTCGCACGCGAACTCGAGACCGACCTCTCGACGTACACTCCGGCGAAGCATCAGTGGGAGGAAGGCGACATGGACGATCTCGGCGGAACGTTTTCGCGGAACTTCGCCGGAATTCGAAACCGCGAATGCTACGTCGTCGACGACACGATCACGAGCGGGACCACGATGCGCGAGACGATCGACGCGATCCGTGCACAGGGTGGCGATCCGCTCGCGTGCATCGTCCTCGCGGACAAACAGGGGATCGAAGAGGTCGACGGCGTTCCCGTCTACTCGCTGTTACAGGTCATCAGCGTTGGCAAGGACGAGTGA
- a CDS encoding nucleoside phosphorylase — protein sequence MNADSEDPNADEQYHLEVSADDVAETVLLPGNPERLEKIVAHWDDHESRAHHREYRTATGTVEGTPISVTSTGIGSPSAAIAVEELARVGCKTFIRVGSCGALQPEMNVGDLVITTGAVRQEGTTAEYVREDYPAVADHEVVSALIAAAERLGYDYHTGLTMSADSFYAGQGRPGFDGFEAAGSSDLVDQLTEANVANIEMEASAICTLATLYGLRAGAVCTVYADRDGGEFRVEGESRAAETATLAVHLLAKMDERKREEGVDSWHAGLSLED from the coding sequence ATGAACGCGGACAGCGAGGATCCGAACGCCGACGAACAGTACCACCTCGAGGTGAGCGCGGACGACGTCGCGGAGACCGTTCTCCTGCCGGGAAACCCCGAGCGACTCGAGAAGATCGTCGCACACTGGGACGACCACGAGAGCAGGGCACACCACCGCGAGTACCGGACGGCGACGGGGACCGTCGAGGGGACCCCGATCTCGGTCACCTCGACGGGAATCGGCAGTCCGTCCGCGGCCATCGCGGTCGAAGAGCTCGCACGCGTGGGCTGTAAGACGTTCATCCGGGTGGGGTCGTGCGGCGCGCTCCAGCCCGAAATGAACGTGGGTGACCTCGTCATCACGACAGGCGCAGTCCGCCAGGAGGGAACGACCGCGGAGTACGTTCGCGAGGACTACCCCGCCGTCGCGGATCACGAGGTCGTCTCCGCGTTGATCGCGGCGGCCGAACGTCTCGGCTACGACTACCACACGGGGCTGACGATGAGCGCCGACTCCTTCTATGCGGGTCAGGGTCGACCCGGATTCGACGGGTTCGAGGCCGCCGGCTCGAGCGACCTCGTCGATCAGCTTACCGAGGCAAACGTCGCGAACATCGAGATGGAAGCCAGCGCGATCTGTACGCTCGCGACGTTGTACGGGCTTCGGGCGGGTGCAGTCTGTACCGTCTACGCCGACCGCGATGGCGGCGAGTTCCGGGTCGAGGGCGAGTCGCGAGCCGCAGAAACCGCGACGCTCGCGGTCCATCTGCTCGCGAAGATGGACGAACGAAAGCGCGAGGAGGGCGTCGACAGCTGGCACGCCGGACTATCACTCGAGGACTGA
- a CDS encoding DUF488 domain-containing protein produces MEHGRLTDTYVAAVQHDLVDLPEGTTLVGVVRKPTAWFHAAVDENRPSLGPPRTLLESTRETVDDLKMRGICDEGAHNAAWEQVEFDERYRTYIETSPEAQAALSDLEGRLASGESLALVCFENTDKKRCHRSILRDRLDERA; encoded by the coding sequence ATGGAGCACGGACGGCTCACGGACACCTACGTGGCGGCGGTCCAACACGATCTCGTTGACCTTCCCGAGGGGACGACGCTGGTTGGGGTCGTTCGAAAGCCGACGGCGTGGTTTCACGCCGCCGTCGACGAGAATCGACCGTCACTCGGCCCGCCGAGGACGCTCCTCGAATCGACCCGGGAAACCGTAGACGATCTGAAAATGCGCGGCATCTGCGACGAGGGTGCACACAACGCGGCCTGGGAGCAGGTCGAATTCGACGAGCGGTACCGGACGTACATAGAGACGTCACCGGAGGCACAGGCTGCACTTTCCGATCTCGAAGGACGACTCGCGTCCGGCGAGTCGCTTGCACTCGTCTGTTTCGAGAACACCGACAAGAAGCGCTGTCACCGGTCGATCCTTCGTGACCGCCTCGACGAACGGGCGTGA
- a CDS encoding arsenic resistance protein, whose protein sequence is MNVLERYQTVVVVLAIGGGVLVGQLAWVPAVAERLILPFLLGMLFGTFVQVPLTGLRNAVANRRVVGSSLVMNFVWNPLFAIGLGYVFLREYPALWVGLLMLMVTPCTDWYLIFTDIADGDVALATSLLPYNLLLQLVLLPVYLSLFAGELVSLPLKTLLESVALVLVVPLVLAATGRVTLPKLLGEASFRRTLVPALGQAQILFLALAIAAMFASQGEVILENPGVLAVLAVPVIAFYAINFALGLGIGRVAAFSYEETVCFNCTILSRNSPVALAIAVVAFPHEPLIALALVIGPLLELPLLSVVSHLFLNLRERGLWKSTTSHSGEFE, encoded by the coding sequence GTGAACGTCCTCGAGCGGTATCAGACGGTCGTCGTCGTTCTCGCGATCGGCGGCGGCGTTCTCGTCGGACAACTCGCCTGGGTTCCTGCCGTCGCGGAACGGCTGATCCTCCCGTTTTTGCTCGGTATGCTGTTCGGAACGTTCGTTCAGGTTCCGCTGACGGGTCTTCGGAACGCCGTCGCGAACCGGCGCGTCGTCGGATCGAGTCTGGTGATGAATTTCGTCTGGAACCCGCTGTTCGCGATCGGCCTCGGGTACGTCTTCCTGCGAGAGTACCCCGCGCTGTGGGTCGGCCTGCTCATGCTTATGGTCACACCGTGTACCGACTGGTACCTCATCTTCACCGACATCGCGGACGGCGACGTCGCGCTCGCCACCTCGTTGCTACCGTACAACCTGCTCTTGCAACTGGTTCTCCTGCCGGTCTACCTCTCTCTCTTCGCAGGCGAACTCGTTTCGTTGCCACTCAAGACCCTGCTCGAGAGCGTCGCCCTCGTCCTCGTCGTCCCGCTCGTGCTGGCCGCGACCGGTCGGGTAACGCTCCCGAAACTGCTGGGAGAAGCTTCCTTCAGGCGGACCCTCGTTCCGGCGCTCGGACAGGCCCAGATACTCTTTCTGGCGCTCGCGATCGCCGCGATGTTCGCCTCCCAGGGCGAGGTTATCCTCGAAAACCCCGGCGTTTTGGCGGTGCTCGCCGTTCCGGTGATCGCGTTCTACGCGATCAATTTCGCGCTCGGACTGGGAATCGGCCGAGTGGCCGCGTTCAGCTACGAGGAAACCGTCTGTTTCAACTGTACGATTCTGTCGCGCAACTCACCGGTCGCCCTCGCGATCGCAGTCGTCGCGTTCCCACACGAGCCACTCATCGCCCTCGCACTGGTGATCGGACCGTTGCTCGAGCTCCCGCTCTTGAGCGTCGTCTCTCACCTGTTTTTGAACCTTCGAGAACGGGGTCTCTGGAAATCAACGACGTCTCATTCTGGTGAATTCGAGTAG
- a CDS encoding response regulator yields the protein MSHSTQPRSDETLQILLVEDNPGDARLTREAFKETDCETTLHVVTTGDDTLDFLTQQGAYESASLPDLVLLDLNLPGKDGCDVLEAIRDDPQLRPLPVIMLKSSGASEDIARCYNAQANAYLTKPADPAEFTALVEAVEQFRFKQVQLPPLQQ from the coding sequence ATGAGTCACTCTACCCAGCCACGTTCCGATGAAACCCTCCAAATCCTCCTCGTCGAAGACAATCCCGGCGATGCGCGTCTCACTCGGGAGGCATTCAAGGAAACGGACTGTGAGACGACACTTCATGTCGTCACCACCGGGGATGATACCTTGGACTTTCTGACCCAGCAGGGTGCGTATGAGTCAGCGTCGCTCCCGGATCTCGTCCTCCTCGATCTGAATCTCCCCGGAAAAGACGGGTGTGACGTTCTCGAAGCGATCAGAGACGATCCACAACTCAGGCCGCTTCCAGTGATTATGCTCAAGAGTTCCGGGGCCAGCGAGGATATTGCGAGGTGCTACAATGCTCAGGCCAACGCCTACCTGACGAAGCCGGCAGACCCCGCCGAGTTCACTGCGCTGGTGGAGGCAGTCGAGCAGTTCCGGTTCAAGCAGGTACAACTCCCCCCACTCCAGCAGTAA
- a CDS encoding HalOD1 output domain-containing protein: MISNPPQRPESDAVTLKIVQKVAESKGIDPQELTPPLYSAIDTEALNDLFESTKNGPRSGSVTFEYNGCTVQVETTDAIEVDILEVSC; this comes from the coding sequence ATGATTTCGAACCCACCACAGCGGCCAGAATCAGACGCAGTGACCCTGAAGATTGTTCAAAAAGTTGCTGAGAGCAAAGGGATAGATCCACAGGAACTTACACCACCACTCTACTCTGCAATCGATACTGAGGCACTAAACGACCTCTTTGAATCAACAAAGAATGGGCCGAGGAGTGGGTCGGTCACCTTCGAGTATAACGGATGCACGGTACAGGTTGAGACAACCGATGCGATTGAGGTCGATATACTGGAGGTGTCCTGTTGA
- a CDS encoding Lrp/AsnC family transcriptional regulator, producing the protein MDIDKTDRKILYLLEKETETNLTHDKIAERIDVSSSTVTNRIQELKNEGILEGFQPKVNYEQAGIPYHVLFVCTVPVEKRRSLAEEALAVDGVVETRELLTGRRNLHVEVVSIDISTVESCSEELESKGIDIDQSDILRRKSTQPFNHIIQEMVDKSNIE; encoded by the coding sequence ATGGACATCGATAAGACTGACCGGAAAATATTATATCTTCTTGAGAAGGAGACGGAAACTAACCTCACACATGATAAGATAGCGGAACGAATTGACGTATCCTCTTCCACGGTTACTAACCGAATTCAAGAACTCAAGAACGAGGGGATTTTAGAAGGTTTCCAGCCGAAGGTTAATTACGAACAAGCCGGAATCCCTTATCACGTCCTTTTTGTGTGTACTGTTCCGGTAGAAAAACGGAGAAGTCTCGCGGAAGAGGCACTAGCCGTAGATGGTGTCGTAGAAACCAGAGAATTGTTAACTGGAAGACGAAATCTCCATGTAGAGGTTGTTAGTATAGATATAAGTACTGTAGAATCCTGCTCTGAAGAACTTGAATCAAAAGGTATCGATATAGATCAGTCCGACATTCTCCGTCGGAAAAGCACGCAACCCTTCAATCATATCATCCAGGAGATGGTGGATAAATCAAATATTGAGTAG
- the mct gene encoding succinyl-CoA:mesaconate CoA-transferase, which produces MGALSNLRVLDLTQVLAGPYCTMLLADLGADVVKIERPGGDLIRSNPPFVSDPGEEAYGGYFQSVNRGKRSVELDFREERDRADFLSLVETADVVAENYRAGTMEKYDLGYETLSERNPALVYSSIRGFGDPRTGETDRQGQPSFDLIAQALGGVMEITGQPDGPPTKVGPGIGDLFTATLNCIGILAAITHRNRTGEGQYVDTGLYDAMISMTERAIYQHSYTGSAPTRRGNAHPTLFPYDAFETADGHVVIAAFGTNHWLALCESMDRTDLAEAYPTAADRLESRATLRDEIADWAIRRTSAELVATLEGHVPAAPVQTTDDIFDDPHVRTRELLVSVEQPGADTEVEIAGTPIKMTETPPEPGGRAPLLDEHREELLGEDLETAIDD; this is translated from the coding sequence ATGGGTGCGCTGTCGAACCTGCGCGTACTCGATCTCACGCAGGTGCTCGCCGGACCGTACTGTACGATGTTGCTCGCGGATCTGGGCGCGGACGTGGTAAAGATCGAACGGCCGGGGGGCGACCTCATCCGATCGAATCCGCCGTTCGTCTCCGATCCGGGGGAGGAGGCCTACGGTGGCTACTTCCAGAGCGTCAACCGCGGGAAGCGAAGCGTCGAACTCGACTTCCGCGAGGAACGCGACCGCGCCGATTTCCTCTCGCTCGTCGAGACGGCCGACGTCGTCGCCGAGAACTACCGCGCGGGGACGATGGAAAAATACGATCTCGGCTACGAAACCCTCTCCGAGCGCAATCCGGCGCTCGTCTACTCGTCGATCCGCGGCTTCGGTGATCCGCGCACGGGCGAAACGGACCGACAGGGTCAGCCGTCGTTCGACCTGATCGCACAGGCGCTCGGCGGCGTCATGGAGATCACCGGCCAGCCGGACGGCCCGCCGACGAAAGTCGGCCCCGGTATCGGGGACCTCTTTACCGCGACGCTGAACTGCATCGGAATCCTCGCCGCGATCACCCACCGGAACCGGACCGGCGAGGGCCAGTACGTCGACACCGGACTGTACGACGCGATGATCAGCATGACCGAACGCGCGATCTACCAGCACTCCTATACCGGATCGGCTCCGACGCGGCGCGGAAACGCCCACCCCACGCTCTTTCCCTACGACGCGTTCGAGACCGCAGACGGTCACGTCGTCATCGCCGCCTTCGGAACGAACCACTGGCTCGCCCTCTGTGAGTCGATGGACCGCACCGATCTCGCCGAGGCCTACCCGACCGCCGCCGACCGCCTCGAGAGCAGGGCCACGCTTCGCGACGAGATCGCAGACTGGGCCATCCGCCGGACGTCCGCGGAACTCGTGGCGACGCTCGAGGGACACGTGCCGGCCGCGCCGGTCCAGACCACCGACGACATCTTCGACGACCCACACGTTCGCACGCGAGAGCTACTCGTCTCCGTCGAACAGCCCGGTGCCGACACCGAGGTCGAAATCGCGGGCACCCCAATCAAAATGACCGAAACCCCACCCGAGCCAGGCGGCCGCGCGCCACTGCTGGACGAGCACCGCGAGGAGCTACTCGGCGAGGACCTCGAGACGGCTATCGACGACTGA
- the glmS gene encoding methylaspartate mutase subunit S: MSQTVVLGVIGSDAHVVGITILEQAFSAAGFDVVNLGVQTSQEEFAEAAVAHDAGAVLVSSLYGHARQDCQGFHDVLESAEIDAVTYIGGNLAVGQDDFERTRETFRELGFDRVFDSETDPEEAIAALRRDLQIRPTETERVTVSS, translated from the coding sequence ATGTCGCAAACGGTTGTCCTCGGCGTGATCGGCTCCGACGCACACGTCGTCGGGATCACGATCCTCGAGCAGGCGTTCAGTGCAGCAGGCTTCGACGTCGTCAACCTCGGCGTTCAGACCTCTCAGGAGGAGTTCGCAGAGGCAGCGGTAGCACACGACGCCGGGGCTGTACTGGTGTCCTCGCTGTACGGCCACGCCCGACAGGACTGCCAGGGGTTCCACGACGTTCTCGAGTCGGCCGAGATCGATGCGGTCACCTACATCGGCGGCAATCTCGCCGTCGGTCAGGACGACTTCGAGCGGACGCGAGAGACGTTTCGCGAGCTCGGTTTCGATCGCGTCTTCGACTCCGAAACCGATCCCGAGGAGGCGATCGCCGCACTCAGACGGGATCTCCAGATCAGACCGACCGAGACCGAACGAGTTACCGTGAGTTCGTAG
- a CDS encoding methylaspartate mutase subunit E, translated as MIRDERLRSDELRRIDREIRADWSTGAAVEFEEAIAFHDSLPASKRFADVLESADVPLLQPRAGVPRLDDQIDLLESLRTDGGADLLPTTIDSYTRDNEYEKAAEGLEAARETGEDTLNGFPAVNHGVSGCRELIESIDAPIEVRHGTPDARLLAAITFAGGFQSFEGGPISYNIPYTKRHGLAETIENWQFVDRLAGAYTERGVRINREPFGPLTGTLVPPSIAIAIMLIEGLLAATQGVRSITLGYGQVGNVVQDVAALNALQKLGEEYLPDEVVVTTVFHEWMGGFPPDEARASGVIGLGGMTAAIARPDKVITKSPQEFQGVPTREANAAGLRTTRQVIDMAIEQEIDIDGIDEERALIERESRCLMDAVFDRGDGDIVRGTIRAFDDGALDVPFAPSDSAKGAVLPARDDDGRVRIFEWADLEMDGEIKEIHGARLSRRADTEGRDQSFRMVADDVDAISEGKLIGRPEPRGDV; from the coding sequence ATGATACGCGACGAACGCCTTCGATCCGACGAGCTACGGCGAATCGACCGGGAGATTCGGGCCGACTGGTCCACGGGTGCGGCGGTGGAGTTCGAGGAGGCGATCGCCTTCCACGACTCACTTCCCGCGAGCAAGCGGTTTGCGGACGTCCTCGAGTCGGCTGACGTTCCCCTCTTGCAACCGCGGGCGGGGGTTCCCAGACTCGACGACCAGATCGATCTCCTCGAGTCGCTGCGGACGGACGGCGGGGCCGATCTCCTGCCGACGACGATCGACTCCTACACCCGGGACAACGAGTACGAGAAGGCGGCGGAGGGACTCGAGGCGGCCCGGGAGACGGGTGAGGATACGCTCAACGGTTTTCCGGCCGTCAATCACGGCGTTTCGGGCTGTCGTGAGCTGATCGAGTCGATCGACGCGCCGATCGAGGTGCGCCACGGAACCCCAGACGCTCGGCTGCTCGCGGCGATCACCTTCGCCGGCGGGTTCCAGAGCTTCGAGGGGGGACCGATCTCGTACAACATTCCGTACACGAAGCGCCACGGACTCGCCGAAACAATCGAGAACTGGCAGTTCGTCGATCGACTGGCGGGAGCTTACACCGAACGCGGCGTGCGGATCAACCGCGAGCCGTTCGGCCCGCTGACCGGAACGCTCGTTCCGCCGTCGATCGCCATCGCCATCATGCTGATCGAGGGGCTGCTCGCGGCGACCCAGGGCGTGCGCTCGATCACGCTCGGTTACGGCCAGGTCGGGAACGTCGTCCAGGACGTGGCGGCCCTGAACGCCCTCCAGAAACTGGGCGAGGAGTATCTGCCCGACGAGGTCGTCGTCACGACCGTCTTCCACGAGTGGATGGGCGGCTTTCCCCCGGACGAGGCCCGCGCCAGCGGCGTCATCGGTCTCGGCGGTATGACCGCGGCGATCGCCCGACCGGACAAGGTCATCACGAAATCCCCCCAGGAGTTCCAGGGCGTGCCGACCCGGGAGGCGAACGCCGCCGGCCTGCGCACGACGCGTCAGGTCATCGATATGGCGATCGAACAGGAGATCGACATCGACGGCATCGACGAGGAACGGGCACTCATCGAGCGCGAAAGCCGGTGCCTGATGGACGCCGTCTTCGACCGCGGCGATGGCGACATCGTCCGGGGAACGATTCGGGCGTTCGACGACGGGGCGCTCGACGTCCCCTTCGCTCCGAGCGACAGCGCGAAGGGGGCCGTTCTGCCGGCGCGCGACGACGACGGCCGCGTCCGAATCTTCGAGTGGGCCGATCTCGAGATGGACGGCGAGATCAAGGAGATCCACGGGGCGCGACTCAGCCGGCGCGCCGACACCGAGGGTCGCGACCAGTCGTTCCGGATGGTCGCGGACGACGTCGACGCGATCAGCGAGGGAAAGCTCATCGGCCGGCCGGAACCGCGAGGTGACGTGTAG
- a CDS encoding methylaspartate ammonia-lyase: MRITDVHATPGYAGFFFDDQRAIKRGAQQQGFTYDGDPVTEGFEAIRQAGEALIVDVTLEDGTVHRGDCAAVQYSGAGGRDPLFRARASVPVVDGPIAEALVGRDARDFLANAELLEDLRPDGTALHTALRYGVSQALLAAAAAARTTTMTDVLADALGTVPATDPVPVFGQSGDDRYENAEKMIVKGVPVLPHGLINSREKLGRDGDRLLEYVAWLVERSAELGPAEYEPTFHVDVYGTIGAWFGPPYDRPEVVDYFATLAEAAAPHPIRIEGPIDADGRSAQIDAMAALRDGLRDGGVDVELVADEWCNTLADVRAFVDGGAADLVQVKTPDLGGVHRSGRAVRYCDGTDTRAYLGGTCNETATSARTCAHVALATDAAQVLAKPGMGFDEGYMIVENEMRRTIARRTRRRESIRGTNCETEVTTDD, encoded by the coding sequence GTGCGGATCACGGACGTTCACGCGACGCCCGGCTACGCCGGCTTCTTCTTCGACGACCAGCGCGCGATCAAGCGCGGCGCACAGCAACAGGGATTCACCTACGACGGCGATCCCGTCACGGAGGGCTTCGAGGCGATCCGACAGGCCGGCGAGGCGCTCATCGTCGACGTCACTCTTGAGGACGGAACCGTCCACCGCGGCGACTGCGCTGCCGTTCAGTACTCCGGTGCCGGCGGACGTGATCCGCTCTTTCGGGCACGGGCGTCCGTTCCCGTCGTCGACGGACCGATCGCTGAGGCACTCGTCGGTCGTGACGCGAGGGACTTCCTCGCGAACGCCGAACTGCTCGAGGATCTGCGCCCCGACGGGACGGCCCTCCACACGGCGCTTCGGTACGGCGTCTCGCAAGCGCTGCTCGCGGCGGCCGCGGCGGCGAGGACGACGACGATGACGGACGTACTGGCCGACGCGCTCGGGACGGTGCCGGCGACCGACCCCGTTCCCGTCTTCGGCCAGTCCGGCGACGACCGCTATGAAAACGCCGAGAAGATGATCGTCAAGGGCGTTCCGGTGCTTCCACACGGCCTCATCAACAGCCGCGAGAAGCTCGGCAGGGACGGCGATCGGCTGCTCGAGTACGTGGCGTGGCTCGTCGAGCGATCGGCGGAGCTCGGCCCGGCCGAGTACGAGCCGACGTTTCACGTCGACGTCTACGGCACGATCGGTGCGTGGTTCGGTCCGCCCTACGACCGTCCGGAGGTCGTCGACTACTTCGCTACCCTCGCGGAGGCGGCGGCTCCCCACCCGATCCGGATCGAGGGACCGATCGATGCCGACGGTCGGAGCGCCCAGATCGACGCGATGGCGGCGTTGCGGGACGGTCTCCGCGACGGCGGCGTCGACGTCGAACTCGTTGCCGACGAGTGGTGCAACACGCTCGCTGACGTCCGGGCGTTCGTCGACGGCGGTGCGGCCGACCTCGTTCAGGTCAAAACGCCCGATCTGGGCGGAGTTCACCGAAGCGGCCGGGCCGTCCGCTACTGCGACGGGACCGATACGCGAGCCTACCTCGGCGGAACGTGCAACGAGACGGCGACGTCGGCCCGCACCTGTGCACACGTCGCGCTCGCGACCGATGCCGCCCAGGTGCTCGCGAAACCGGGCATGGGATTCGATGAAGGATACATGATCGTCGAGAACGAAATGCGACGCACGATCGCACGACGAACGCGAAGACGAGAGTCGATCCGCGGGACGAACTGCGAGACGGAGGTGACGACCGATGAC